A genomic region of Abditibacteriaceae bacterium contains the following coding sequences:
- a CDS encoding ribbon-helix-helix domain-containing protein — MVARKVTKNRAVPLSVTIDEADMAELDKLSRETDRSRAYMVREAISDYLAKMRRRAAKAA; from the coding sequence ATGGTTGCTCGCAAAGTCACGAAGAACAGGGCGGTCCCCTTGTCGGTCACCATCGACGAGGCGGACATGGCCGAGCTCGATAAACTGTCGCGGGAGACGGATCGCAGCCGCGCATACATGGTTCGGGAGGCTATCTCGGATTACCTCGCGAAAATGCGCCGACGCGCCGCGAAGGCGGCTTAA